In Mercenaria mercenaria strain notata chromosome 13, MADL_Memer_1, whole genome shotgun sequence, the DNA window CGTGCAGCGTGCCTATCAACTGTTAGACATGGTTGATCACGAGCACAGGAATGCTGTGGCTACCGGAAGTCATCCAGACGACAATACGTTTCCTCCGCTTGAAGGTAAATGTTTTTTGTTCTTAATTTACACATACGTTAAAATATATGGTAAATTTCCGCTGTAGCGAAACTCAAACCCATGACCTCTCTAGTTGCCGATCAAGTCCTAATGGTAAGGCAACAATTAGGCCATTCAAAAAGTTGAACACGGAACCAGTTTTTAACAATGtaagttatataccaaaatgttcatCCAAGATGGCCGCTACAAAAGTAATGATGACTACAATGTTTAAACACACCATCATATCTAcattttcatatagattttaattatttttctcttAACTATTTTACTacgatatgtcagattttatgagtatctttttaacataaattgcctAAATGTATTATGCATATTAAAAGTCAAAAAGTCAAGTAATAATCAAAACTCAAATATCGGatagataaaagtatatttttagcATATGATTTCAGgacaatttcatatttcaaaagtatttatgcaaaaaaaaacaacatgttctTAAGTTCATTCTCGGTGAGCATTACTCATAGTActgtgaatactactcagtgagcactACTCACGATGCCTTAAACACTACTCAGTAAGCtgtactcacagtaccgtgaactTTACTCAGTGTGCAGAACTCACAGTGCGgcgaacactactcagtgagcagtactcgcGGTGTCGCGAACACTTCTCAGTGAGCtatactcacagtaccgtgaacactactcagtgagcagtactcgcGGTGTCGCGAACACTTCTCAGTGAGCtatactcacagtaccgtgaacactactcagtgagcagtacgtACGGTTCCgcgaacactactcagtgagtagTACTCACAGTACAGTGAACTCTACTCAGTGGGCAGTACTcgcggtgccgtgaacactactcagttagcagtactcacagtacagTGAACACTACCCAGTAAGTAATACTCACAGTCCGTGAACACTACTATATGATCAATGTTCTGTAATAAGTACTCAGAGCTGTGGTCACTCCACACTGACCATTAGCAATGATCACTGACAAATTGTAACCCCAGCCACTTAGAGTCCTTCCCACTGAACATTTCTCACTACACTAAAAAAGGGACACCGTTGTAAAATAAATGTGACCGTAAACCACATACACGCATCACAGGATTGATGCCCCGTTCTCTAACGAAAAAGGGGCGACAGTAGTGTCAACCTACCATATCCCCTTTTGAGATAGATTATGTCAACTTTTTATCAAGGGTTTTGAAGAAATAGGTTATATATGATATCTTTCTTACGTTTAAGCAGGGTAAtagtgtcaatttgttttcagttttgacatttaaaaccgaatttgattatatatttttttttgaaaatatgacggtgattatttttttaagctcctgtaaaactgatttattagacttttaattatttcagtgacatcgtcgaaacgttttaaaaacgtttAATAAGGTTCTATCAAGGTACATATATTTCAAGTTATGCACAAATATACtctatttttgtatgaaaatctTTGCTTGAGGCAATAATTGAATAGCATTGAAAACCTGACTATGGATAACACGACATTATCCGTGtccatgataacaaatataaataaatgtactaataaaatataaataaatatactactatacaaaatttaaaacaattcccGAAAATGAACCAAATAATTATGTTGCTATTCAGATGTTCTGACCTCATAATGGATAAAAACTCCCTATCCTTGGGGGAATACTAAACATGAAATAGAACTAAAAACTGaccacaaaatgtgttttttaatTCCTGCATAACTTGAGGAAGAAAATTAGACACATGTGTCAATATGTATCAACTTCTACTTTTCTGTTTACCTGCTTGTAATGCGCATATAAAGTCACATTAGCACGCGTACCTTTAACaacagtttttactgtaaaacatcaataattgtCATTCTTTGTATAAGATAATCTTTTTGTGCcattctttgaattctttcaaCAGGATTTATaggtaaagtttgtattttagcaggaatttgaccttttgacatatttttttacaattcatgaaatatgtgttgcaataattctacaaaacaatgCAATGCCAGCAGTTTATTTCACCTAAAGTGAATgaagaaaaccttattttttttacaaaacttttacGAACATTTCGGTAAATAACATGCCTTGTTAAAAATTTGGTCCAGGTTACCCCTAGAAATAGTGGACTTTCTTGGCTGAAGTCACACTACCATAAGCTCTGAGATCCTCAGATATCTAATGTAATATTGTGAATGAATATTACATATTACTTATGCATATTTAAGCCATTTTCCTAAATGAATACTTAACAGTTTCAATTGTAAATAAAggaagtaaaatattgttataaaagtttacatgtatatatttttcagctgTGCTTCTGATTGGTGAACCGACGCATTGGGAAAGTCACCTCCAGCTACTGGTTGATCTGTTGCTGACTGAGGGCGTTCCGAACACAAGCCACACCCCTAAATCTGTTGCAGACGTGAAACAGTTGCCCGTGATCGCATGCAATATGGATCTCGTTTTTATGCATCAAGCCTGTATGCCTAGATTAGGGCACGGAGCTTTCTTGGTGTGTCTGGAAGCTTTGTACAAGGTGCGTACAGTACCTCCAATTAATGTGTTCACATTACActcatatataattttatattgccCTTCTAATGCATATTGCAGTATGAGATAATTCATATTCAGACACTGTGCCTGTTATAAAAAGCATATTCAAAGGCATTATGATTTTATGCCTTATAAACCtctagcctgctggcggcatgtgattctgcctttgtgaccagtacagaccaagatcagcctaaacatccatgcagtctgatcatggtctgcactgttcgctttttagtcagtatattttcagtaaacaccccttcgaataataaatggtactgcccaaattgaatgatggaccagaccATTATAAAtgtttagtagggtaagggttaagatgaTAATGTCACATATATTTATAAGTATGCTTTGTAATTCTACCCTTTTCTGCAATTACTTTACAGAAAATCACGGGAAGAGATTTGGAATATCGTGCCTTGATTGGAAAGCCCTGTGAGATTACGTACAGATATGCGGAGCACGTGATCGGTGACGTTGCCAAGAATATGGGCATTACCCGACCGATCAGGAAATTGTACTTTGTTGGGTAAGCGTAGTTTAAAAGCACTAATATATTACTGTACCAGGCGTAGGTCCGTGATTTTAAAGAACAGTTGATTTTTGTAgtttcaacaaaaaatatatatacaaatcgTGAATACTAATGTTGTTTCAATGATTCTTTATCTTTTATAGCGACAACCCAAATGTCGACATTGTCGGAGCCAACCTTTATGACAGGTACCTGAAGAGGGCGTGGCAGAATCGACAAAATGGTAACATAAATGAGGACAATGACAGCGACCATTTGCCGGTCAGTAGGTCCATTCCAAAGGGTATTAACTTGTACGAACAAACAGTACGCTCAATGGAAAGCCTTCTCGTCGGAACCGGGGTGTTTAAACCCGAGGAGACGACTGCGGGTGGCAGCCCAAGTGATGATGTGTACCACGGACATAGAGACATTTTGCATGAGCCTGAACTGACCAAACCCTCAAGGTTTGTGCCGGATGTGTGCTATGGAATACAACATATTCTCAAGCAGGAGAATTTCAACCCATGCGCAAATAGCGCATGGTGATATGATCTAAAGGAAATAGGACCAAGTACTGGAGTGATAGAAACGTCGTCACGCCAGGTTGTCACGGTTGTAATGAGAGTCTGCTGCCGGCCAGTGTTTGAATTCTCTTGCCATGAACAGATACATTACAAATGATCTCCACATCACCAGTCATTACATTTACGCTTGGCATTGATAACATCATGGCGCTTTTGGAGCTTATTGTATATTCatgtttttgctatattaatgACATTGTGTTCTAAAAATGAGCTCTTGTCTGTGACCTCCCAATAGCGGTTTTATAAGAGCTGCAAGTACCGCTGAAGAGATCCCAACTTTTTGAGTGGCTGGTACCTCTAAAGGGGCCTCATAGACACTACATGGCAGAAACGCTTGAAGGGAGCCTCTTCATATGTATAGAACAAGATCTCATGGTGGCAAAGCGCCTATAAACCTCTCATATTTCAGATATCATTCGCCCATTAACTTatgtgatattatttaaatattaggaaagatcattttgtatgtaaattaccatattattttaataaaactgttgcGCAAACGACTTGTTCTTTTGTATTAAATTGTTGCGTTTTCTGTAATTTGTTTTACCATGATCAAAGAGTACGCATCAGCTTCTATGGTTGTCGCTCAATATTCTTCGCCGTTGACAATGAAATAAGCAAATGTTCCATCTCTAAAACACTAAATACCTCGACAAGTGATTAAGTTGCTGAGTTGTTGAGTATCAAAGATTCTTCCTCATTTTTAAAGGTCTTCAAGCTCTAAATATTCAACAAAATCACCTGTTCCTGAAACAAGCGGAGGTATAGAAAATGAAGAAAGGGGTTTGATGAATAATTTGAGGCTAAGTTATCAATATGTTGTTGTTTCACCTCCCATGTTGAGAATCTGTTCGCTTCGCTTTTCGATTAAGTCGTCTTCGTTTTCGAATAagttgtttcatttcatttttaaaccaaGGCGGTTCGTTCTCTCTAATTAAAACTTTTCTATTTGAGATGCACTTTTTAGAAATTTCTATGATTTTATCAGTTACGTTTACGACAAATACCGACGGAACTTGTTTATTTCATAACTCATTTTTTCAGTTTCAAGTTGGTCTGTGTCCCTAATTACTTGTTCACAACGTGTTACCCCGCTGCCGCCCAAACCACTGTACCGAGCAAAAGGACGAAACTAAAGAAACACCCTACAACAGGGTGGACTCAGAAGAACTTCATGCTGATTTAATActtatattattttctttcttaGACTGTTGCATTTGTCATCAATTTTAGTTGCACCAAAGAGTTTTGTGCGACTTGCGTCAAGTTCAAATATTTCCCACCCGCTGAACTAGAAAGCAATACACGTATAACGAGCCATGTAGAATCTGTTTCCATTTGGCACaaaggttgtttttttaaatacattttaaacgtTTGAAAAGCTCAGACACAGCgcataagaaatattttcaaagcttaAGAAATACCAGCGGAGCTATTCGTTTTGTTGGTGACAAAAATGACCCAAATTCCCACACTGGCTACCTTTATCAGAGGAGGTGCTTCCAACGCTGTTCCGGTGGTGCATTTTTATGCAGTCTGGGTGGATAATCATACATTCCCGGCTTTGCAAGTGTGATTTAAAGGATTTTCTAATGTTTATAAATCTAATTAATAGCAAACGATGGGTGTCACTGGAGCGTAGATGAGTCTGTTCCTAAGCACATTGTTCATTTAGACCAGAGTTTTGCCGTGTGTCCAAatacttctgtacagtccggtaGGGATtgaatatttttgtcaatatttgaGCATATCTCATAAAATGCGTTTGTTTATTGTGATCAATTAACTATTGAAACACTTTATAATCAAAGGGCTACTTCTTAACACAAAGCGTCTGTATTTTCAAAGAATTTccgatttacaaaaaaaaaaagaagaaaaagaaagaaagaaaaaaacacgcAACGCAGTTCACAGTGGATTTATGTGGATCCTGTGTCCCTCTTCCCGAGCTTATATATAAGCTTATAGGGAAAATACAGCGTGACCTCTGCTGTGCAACGAAGCAGATGTGAAGAACAAGTGACTCATATTACGTATTAGGTTTTAAATATGAAGAACACGA includes these proteins:
- the LOC123528835 gene encoding haloacid dehalogenase-like hydrolase domain-containing 5, encoding MGTVCEMGVVFKLGDEQFEAMVDHKADARPNLVEEMPQETKFILNDKRQGIEVRRLDNEYRRRSCMYDSSEVRKVSDSFEDKADFGILFDIDGVLARGSTPLSAAQQAIRLLEDDEGRLKVPVAFVTNACNRSNDKATQIQKWLNIQVTPNQVIHAPTPARLLTDFHDKHVLVVGQEYKVDIAKDLGFTNVCTIEDVQRAYQLLDMVDHEHRNAVATGSHPDDNTFPPLEAVLLIGEPTHWESHLQLLVDLLLTEGVPNTSHTPKSVADVKQLPVIACNMDLVFMHQACMPRLGHGAFLVCLEALYKKITGRDLEYRALIGKPCEITYRYAEHVIGDVAKNMGITRPIRKLYFVGDNPNVDIVGANLYDRYLKRAWQNRQNGNINEDNDSDHLPVSRSIPKGINLYEQTVRSMESLLVGTGVFKPEETTAGGSPSDDVYHGHRDILHEPELTKPSRFVPDVCYGIQHILKQENFNPCANSAW